From a region of the Dermatophagoides farinae isolate YC_2012a chromosome 3, ASM2471394v1, whole genome shotgun sequence genome:
- the LOC142597378 gene encoding nose resistant to fluoxetine protein 6-like has protein sequence MKLFRKFFLPNYLRIDDNRIGKQCHHDLLMAMNSMIHDRQTWAFKLFNSWASTIPHGFLLGTLTDYGDYDQCMAIDHHEIWPQYCLVDMQMPLPKPMPNGHNLYHQTDGLLPQKLSNDTIYEYLNNVSSYFYYSFIRKGICLPKTCTIQDIQIIVQKGFGQEFGLELNKISCTQKRQTSSWSPNTIQIIAILVIANIVIITIVAAIYDWIRVEKTDSLMENILLSFSPITNVKKLFTISNGQEEDDLACIHGIRFLAICMVIVGHTLALNNSNSFRQIFIRKKFMTTLWLHPFIKGFYSVDTFFYLSGFLLSYMTMKLTNGDYRRFSTAAYLLFRYVRLTPQLAIYLLIITLLPPLFDGPIWQGLIQRIGGQCRRTWWQHLLYVQNIYDPNNLCGIHIWYLAADMQLHWFALLPTIVMLKNRRIGLILIKFLIIISICYVSMQIYLHDLPPGYVPTTENDFINEDGSLRQFLWLNFQPWAHSNVYLIGYLFGFYVVRNDRNYPRWMDRRYICWPIIIGGYLFCIYSLTPWLYGQPFNPIWSAILWPLNRTFWALILTAILFICINSGRKSILKQLLSWPAIRPLSRITYSVYLTHFLVIYIDHGSRRNLIEMSLIAWTYHCVSILTISYIVGFIFTILFETPIINMMNIAKRKLLPTDLKSPIVNDFKLINVEPKI, from the exons ATGAAAttatttcgaaaattttttctaccaAATTATCTTCGAATCGACGATAATCGTATTGGAAAACAATGTCATCATGATTTGCTTATGGccatgaattcaatgattcatgATCGTCAAACTTGGGCatttaaattgttcaattcatGGGCATCAACAATACCGCATGGTTTTCTACTTGGCACATTAACCGATTATggtgattatgatcaatgtatggcaattgatcatcatgaaataTGGCCACAATATTGTCTTGTTGATATGCAAATGCCACTGCCAAAACCAATGCCTAATGGTCATAATTTATATCATCAAACAGATGGTCTTTTACCACAGAAACTATCCAATGACACCATATATGAATATCTAAACAATGTTTcttcatatttttattattcattcatacgtAAAGGAATTTGTCTTCCCAAAACATGTACTATTCAAGACATCCAAATAATTGTTCAAAAAGGTTTTGGTCAAGAATTTGgtcttgaattgaataaaatttcttgTACACAGAAAcgacaaacatcatcatggtcacCAAATACAATACAGATAATTGCTAT tcTAGTTATTGCAAATATCGTTATCATTACAATTGTGGCTGCCATTTATGATTGGATTCGAGTGGAAAAAACCGATTCATTAATGGAAAACATTTTACTTTCATTTTCACCCATAACCAATGTGAAGAAATTATTCACAATTTCCAATGGTCAAGAAGAAGATGATCTTGCCTGTATTCATGGTATTCGATTTCTAGCCATCTGTATGGTTATTGTTGGCCATACACTTGCattgaataattcaaattcattcc GACAGATTTTCATAcgtaaaaaatttatgaccACATTATGGTTACATCCATTTATCAAAGGATTCTATTCGGTTGATACGTTTTTCTATTTAAG CGGATTTCTATTGTCATATatgacaatgaaattgaCCAATGGTGATTATCGACGATTTTCGACAGCCGCCTATCTATTATTTCGTTATGTTCGACTCACACCACAATTAGCAATCTATCTATTAATCATTACGCTATTACCACCATTGTTTGATGGACCAATTTGGCAAGGATTAATTCAACGAATAGGTGGACAATGTCGACGAACATGGTGGCAACATTTACTTTATGTACAGAATATTTATGATCCAAATAATCTT TGTGGCATACACATCTGGTATTTGGCTGCCGATATGCAATTACATTGGTTTGCATTGTTACCAACGATTgtaatgttgaaaaatcGACGTATTGgattgattttaatcaaatttttaatcatcatatccaTATGTTATGTTTCGATGCAAATCTATCTACATGATCTACCACCTGGTTATGTTCCAACTACTGAAAA tgatttcatcaatgaaGATGGAAGTCTACGGCAATTTCTTTGGCTTAATTTTCAACCATGGGCACATTCTAATGTCTATTTGATTGGATATCTATTTGGATTCTATGTTGTCCGTAATGACCGTAACTATCCCAGATGGATGGATCGTAGATACATTTGTTGGCCAATTATAATCGGTGGTTATCTATTCTGTATTTATAGCCTTACACCATGGCTTTATGGCCAACCATTCAATCCGATTTGGTCGGCAATACTTTGGCCATTAAATCGTACCTTTTGGGCATTGATTTTAACGGCCATACTATTCATCTGTATCAATAGTGGACGTAAATCAATTCTTAAGCAATTGCTAAGTTGGCCAGCTATTCGACCATTATCAAGAATTACATATTCAGTGTATTTAACACATTTTCTAGTTATCTATATTGATCATGGATCACGACGAAATCTTATTGAAATGTCATTGATTGCATGGACATATCATTGTGTTTCAATTCTAACCATTTCCTATATTGTTG